The following DNA comes from Hordeum vulgare subsp. vulgare chromosome 3H, MorexV3_pseudomolecules_assembly, whole genome shotgun sequence.
ttttgaatatgagtatttttttgtgatttgtaggatggtgtggcttttgaatgatgtttatgacgttgaacaccgggcctatttgaTGTCGGAGAAGAAAATGGTAAGTAGATCATATGATAAAAAATCATGTATTTAATAAGATGAAAATGTAATGATATCACTTACTCCtatctgtttgcaggagcttatgCCTTTGAAGATGCGGTCTCACGGGGCATCGACtgtaatgcagtacgatgagcggtacacaccatacatcgagatgacaggactccttccattcattcagcttgtgagtcggtcaatgCCCAATCTGAACGATGCGGCAGTCACTGCACTTATTGATCggtggaggccggagacacatagttttcacctccggaccggagagatgacagttactcttcaagatgtttccatgatcaccgcacttccgatcgaggggaagcctatttgtatgagcactgattccgagggatggcggcaaaaaatggaggcccttattggtatgtcgcctcaggagccggaggtagaagatggagggaagaaagatagagtcccggccggcgctccttt
Coding sequences within:
- the LOC123439263 gene encoding protein MAIN-LIKE 2-like, which produces MSGLVDEYFFEYEYFFVICRMVWLLNDVYDVEHRAYLMSEKKMELMPLKMRSHGASTVMQYDERYTPYIEMTGLLPFIQLVSRSMPNLNDAAVTALIDRWRPETHSFHLRTGEMTVTLQDVSMITALPIEGKPICMSTDSEGWRQKMEALIGMSPQEPEVEDGGKKDRVPAGAPFTWIAANFAHCPEDADDEVIRRYAHMYTWYVISRTIFADGTSKNAPWTWLKALTVFDNKFTWGSAALAYLYLQVMNC